TTAAATTGCAAGATTGACAAATATAACTTATAATGTATTTAGAAGCTACGCTTACTTATAATGTTATTTCACTTAAAAATTGCTGTACCTTGGATCCAGAATAACATGTGACAAGGCTAGCTTGCAGCTTTCAAGCCATATATACATGTTATCAAATTGAATTTGCTACTTTTTAGGGTTAAAATGTATGTGACACCTTTATGGATTTTTTATGTACATAACAGCCGGTTAAAGATAATTGAGTGTTGCCCTTATGTGAGTTCTGCTCCACCAGAATAAGTATAAAACCCCGGTGACTGTAAATAAGCTTATTAGCCCGTTTTGCATAGCCAAAATTGAGCACAAAAATCCTACACTCACATCCTTGTTTCTACATTGAGTAAATCTTACATatattgacagtgtatacactatcacgattGGATGTATGACATATGAGTAAAccttgaattttaaatttaaatttagatgAGTTATTATGCATCCAATGGTAAttgtatatacactgtcagtgtataaaagattaatctttctatATTACCCATGCTTTTTTCTTGTCTAAGGCAATTTATATTGAAATTGCTTCAACACATTACTCCAAGATGATAATTTCTTCAATATAAAATTAAGGGGGAGACATGCAGTTTACCCCTTCACTAGAACGTAAAATGTCATCCCAGTTTAGTTCACGTTCGTGTATGTTCTTTTTTTACTAGTATATGCATTTAAAAGAATGTATATACATTAAACGATGTAAAATATAAGGTAAATTACTCATAAACTCTTCTAGTTTGGTGATACCACATGACCTGCATACTATACCACATGATCTGAATGCTCATATCACTATCCCCGagattttatgtaaagtgaaactttgattcaaaaaaaaaatctatgtaATGTTGTTAGTTGAAATGTCACTACTGCCCTTACTTAGCACAAAATTGAACAAGAGTTAATACTTGTATAAAATCATAGGAAAATATATAGTGATAGATGTAAAATAAAATGAGTATTAAGTGATATTTATGCAAAACTATTATAATTTCATGTCGTGCACTTTTGAAGAGCATATTAGTAAATGTACATAATCAAAAATACTTTCCATCCAATTTTCACTTTACATTGAGCAACAAGTGGTTATGTGAATATTTTTGAAACCTTAGAAGAATTACTGGGTATGATGCAAAAGGACAAGGGGTTATAAATAATTTACCCTGAAATATACACTTATCccttttaaattccttgttgaAAACccgaagaaaggaaaaaaatggaaaagaaaagaaaaagaaacacttGGGTAGAATCGGCATCTAGCtacaataaatacaaaaaaaccATTGCCAGCTCTCAGGTTCCTTTATTTGCAAGGATTTGCATCAAAGTTTTTATTTCCTACTCAATATGGGGAAAATTCATTTCCTCATTGCTTCTTTATTGATGGCAAATTATTTTATGCTTCACCAAGCAATTATACCACCCCAAAATCTCACCACAGATCTATCTGCTCTTCTTGAATTCAAAAGCCATATTTCTTTAGACCATTTTGGCTTCTTAAACAATTGGTCTTCCACAACCTTTGTCTGCAACTGGACTGGGATTTCCTGTGCTTTCAAGAACCAACGGGTTGCAGCTTTGAATCTTTCTAATTGGAGCCTTAGAGGGATAATTCCTCCTCATTTAGGGAATCTCACATTCTTGACTTCACTGGATTTCAGCCATAACAATTTCAGTGGCTTCATCCCTCATCAGTTAGCTAATCTGAGAAGTTTGAAACTGATGAATATTGGATACAACAACTTGTCTGGAGAAATCCCTTCATGGTTTGGAAACTTGCAAGAACTTCAGTTTCTTCTTCTCAACAACAACAGCTTCTCTGGTGTGATCCCACTTTCTGTAGGAAATATCTCAAAGCTGAAGCAACTAAATTTAGGTTGTAATTTATTGGAAGGAAATATTCCAAAAGGGATTGGAAATCTTTCCAACTTGAGGACATTAACTTTAAGAGGTAACCAGCTTACCGGGTCCATACCATCTGGCATCTTCAACATGTCTTTGGAAGAAATTGATTTTGCAGAGAATAGCTTGTCAGGTAGCCTTCCAATAGACATCTGCAATCATCCATTGGAACAGATCAAAGGATTGAATCTTTCAGTCAATCAGCTTCAAGGTTCAATTCCATCTGAGTTATATAAGTGCAGAGACCTTGAGCATTTATCACTGTCCAACAATCAGTTCAATGGCCGGATCCCAAGAACACTTGGATACTTGGACAAGCTCAAGGATTTATCCATTGGGGGAAACAATTTTACTGGTATGAACTCCATTTCCTCTACGAACTTGCTTTCATATTTAAGCGGCATGAACAAATTTGCGAATTCGACATTGTTCCGTTTACaatattttttagatttttacGGTTTTCTGCTACCATGCCAAGTCCTCTTCTACCGAATAGTAATTACATGGCCGAACGTATGGTTGTGAAAATGCCATGTGATACATTGGTATCAATCACAGTCAACCTAATTAATAAAGTAAGATAGGCCTTTCTTGTTTGGTAATTGATAGAGTATATACAGGATTCATTTTATATTATTGGGATTATATTAGAAACCacccttgaggtttttaactATTTCACATAGTTCCtttgaagtttgaaaaattacatataaAACTATTTAATGGTCAAAACTTTGAAAACATAACCCAAAATGCCCTCATGAAATTGTGAAGTTCATTTTACCTTCctataaaattattcaaaaactATGGAACATGAACAAaatctcaaactcattttcaaCCATTATCTCTACTATTTTAAATCTTTAATATTACCATATTTCAAATTAGTACCATTATCACAATAGCCATTATCACCATCAGTTCCTAAATTCTAAAATCTCAAacgaaattttaaaaaatttgcactgttaaactcaaaaaattttcaataactGCATCAATATAACATTCTATTCCTCAAATATTATAGTATCAATACTAGCCCTATCCTTTATAAACCCAATTTACATCTTCTTCTATTCATCTCCAAATCCTCCAAGCAAagctaaaattaatttttaatatgTTATGATTGTGTTTTAGACATGATCGGTTATTCCACgagtgaattttatttttgtttccatTAAATGTCTAATTGTGTGATGCATTCATATGAACAAGATTAGGAGTGGATTGTTTAATTGCATGAAAAATATTAATATGTTAAGGCTATTATGGTCATTTTGTAAAGtcaagggaggtatgtgtaatatTGAAAATCTCAAGAGCATTaggtgaaattgtcagaaacctcgaGGGAggcttctgaaattatccctatatcATTTGGTGGGATACAATGATGATGCTACACCACATGACTTTAACACATAGGGTATCTTGACCGGATTTGACTTTTCGTGAGTGAATTCCTTCTCTATTTTCTATAATGCACAATTAGATGTATAATTCGTGTTTATCATTTATTAAGGGTTAGAATTGGTCAAAATTAAAAGTGATCATACCCCTCTATGATAAATGACACGCTTGTCATGCATTTCCTGTTGAGGAATGGAGTGGAAATTTATTGGAAAGAAGCCAAATCGTCTTGACCATGTAACACCTCCCCTATGAATTTCTCAACAAAGGGGCTTCTCGGCATGCACTTAAGTCAATAAAATAAACAAGTGAAGTCTTTCCTACCAAGGAACGAATCTCACATGGACCCATCAATAAAATTAGACACTTGGTCAGCATTGCAACAACTGACTAGTACTAGAACTAAACAAGTGGTTTGAGTTCCATTCCAAGATCTTAAGGTTCTGATTATGTAGTGTGTTTGAATTGAAAATTagttagaaaaaaattttagaataatattataacattttttgaaaaataatatatgtgaaataaaaaaattattgtaaaaCAAAGTTGATTAGAAAACATTTTTGTAATGAAaatgacaaattttttttctaagtgAAAGCTATCCAGACCCCTATTTAAAATGTAGTGTCTAAACAATTATTATTTCCTACAGTATTGGACGTAGTATTGTTAGACTGAAATGGATGCCAAAAAATTTGGGGTGGCAAGTTACTTtagttgagattttttaaaaaaaaaattaattcacacTGTAGTTAGTCGAATTTATTCAACAAGCTTCGTTTGAAAACCAGAACTTAGGTAGAtccaattttcaaaaaattcaataatCCAAATTGTGGCGCATCACTTTATGAGATGATGTAATATACAATTTACGtcattgaatttttgaaaaccaAATTTACCCAAATATAAGTAATGAGTTACACTAGATAATTgtcctacaaaaaaaaaaaacatgaaatacatgactttaGAGAAAGGTAACACTAGTGCTAAACTCTTCATTGGTGATTGTACTACGAATAAAAAGTGTAAAGTGGAATAGCAAGTATATCATAAGTTATATCAAAAGTTATATCTCTATTATTCATTTAACTAATTCTGTCAAAATAGCTTCAAAATATATCATAAGTTATGAGGGTATATCTGTCAATTCATCATCAATGATATCACAAATAGGGCCCAATAATCTGACAAGGGAGGTATCTGATATTTTGCAAAGTTCAAGGGAGGTGAGTGAGActgtcagaaatctcaggggacatttctgaaattatcccttgttAGATTTTACTGAACGAACTAATTTTGCCTATTACATGCAGGTGGAATTCCAATGGAAATTGGAAATCTCACCAATTTGGAGATACTAAACATGCAAAGCAGCTTTCTGACAGGAGGAATTCTATGGCCTATCTTCAATGTATCCTCTTTGAGAGTAATAGATTTGTCTAGCAACAGCCTCTCAGGAAGCTTTCCAGTGAACTTATTTTACAATCTTCCAGCACTGAAAGAGCTAAATCTTTCAGCCAATCAGTTAATTGGCTCCATTCCCTCCTTCGTTTGGGAATTCAAGACTCTTGAAACTTTAGATTTATCCACAAACAACTTGACTGGTGGCATATCAAAGAGGGTTGGGAACCTCACATCGCTCAAAAAGCTTTATCTAGATTTTAACTTGCTGACAGGTATGTACTTTACCTCCGTATGGTTAATAATATGCCTAGATTGTTGTTTCCTTTTGACACTATTGGAAGAGCTTAGTATGGATTCATATTTATTTAACGGATAAATAAAAGACGATGTTTACAATATTAGGGAAGGATTACAGCACCAACTATTTAAAACATGATTTCGATGTCAAGATATGGCTATTCTCTGCTAACGTGAAGGGAatggggggagggggggggggaagcTAATCTATGGGTTAGTTAATGCTTCatggttttgtttgtaaagGGACATAAGCTGTAGGTTTAAGCAGTTGAGCATTACCCTTATAATTTGGCCAAATAAAATCTCATAATTCCAAGCAAAATATATAAAGATTTATGATTTTACGTTTTCTGTTTAAGTCTGTCATCCATGGCTTTAGATGAATTTTGTCAAGCCTAATCTATCCTTTGAAATTTAGAGGATAAGAAAATGCTAGTTCTTGCATCTTAATTATACATGAATTTTTTCAAGTCTAATCTATcctttgaaatttaaaaaatgaaaaaaataaagctaatggctccactttttttttttttttttttgttaatggctttccattttcttcatatGCTTTTACAAAAATTGTAAAGGAGATAAAGTGACAATTACGGTAATTGAAGTGTCACTAACAATGATTTCATAAAGGGGAAATAACTTATTTTGTCTCTATTGTCtttaaaaagtattttttttgtctcttaCTTTTAGACAGATTCAAAATCATCCCTTACATTATGAAGCTTTCCAATCAACTTTGTGGTTGATAGTGACACAATCTAGCCACGTACATGCATATAATTTTAGGGGCTAAATCGGAAGATAAAATTCTTTTGACCAAAACTTTTAGTAAAATGACTACTTTCAACCATCACATTTTCAAAATTATCCATATTTGAAAGAATGCTTAAACAATTGTCAGATTTTGACAACGTTGAAGTATTAGCATATATAATTGACAAGAATGCACGGCCTAGCtcgtgcatatatatatatatataattgaaaGGGTTTTGAGTCAACCAAATGACAAATTCAAATGTTTGATCACAGATTAGCATATGTCTGAACATTTATTGAAAGAAATTGTTGATGCATGTCCAACTACTGAAGTGGAAAGAAATCATCTATGAACCTGTTGAACTAAAAGGTTAGATACAATTAAACAGGATACAGTACTGGAGTATGCTTGAACAATCTATACTTTTTATTCTCGCTTTTATTTGTTACATGGACGAGTTTTTTTGGCAATTTGCTGGATATGCATTACAAATTCCTTCAAATAATCAAACATGTATCAATCACTAAATCAATGAGGTTTAATTTTCACAgcttttgttttcttcatttgcttgattaacAACTCTTGAATTGATATGCATACTGGGGGTAAGTGGAAAACTACAATTGAtcatttttaataataataataataaaaaagcaaaaagaaaaagaaaaagaaaaaaatgaaacgaTTTGTACATAGCTAGGGCATACGACAATTGTTGTTGGTATCACATGGGCAGATGCCTCAGTAAGTAACTAATAAACAAGACTGTGAATTACCTGCTAGATTTTCCTCCTAATTCATCCATCTTCATTCTTCTCGCCTTTTTTGATTTGTGTAAAACAAGAAATGGCAGAAGTAGAAGTTGATAGGCATCTTAATACATTAAGTAGTATTCTAAAAATGAAAGTTTTACGCAGGTGAGTTACCAAGTGAGATTGGTAACCCCAAACTGGAAATGCTTGATCTTGGAAGTAATAACCTAGCAGGCCATGTTCAACCAGGGGTATTCAACATGTCATCACTCATTCGGATGAGCTTGGTTGAGAACAACTTCAATGGATCTCTTCCGTTAAGCATGTGGACCACACTTCCTAATATTCAATGGCTAAATCTGCGCACCAATAAATTCACAGGGACGATCTCTAGCTTCATATCCAATGCATCTAAACTCACCTTGCTCTCCCTGACTGAGAACTCATTCACCGGCCCTATACCTAATACACTTGGTGACTTGAGATTCTTAAAGAGACTTTTCGTTGGAATAAACAATTTCACGAGAGAATCTTCAACTCCAGAATtgaggtttatcacttccttgacaAATTGCAGAGATTTGGAGACAATGGAACTATCACTGAATCAATTCAATGGTTTTCTTCCAACTTCAATTGGAAATTTCTCGAAAACTCTTACCTCGTTCAATGCCTTCGGAAGCAAAATTAAGGGCACCATTCCAGGTGAAATTGGAAACATAAGCAGCTTGGAATCCATAAATATGGATAGCAACGAGTTCACAGGATCCATCCCCTCAACAATTGGAAAGCTGACACGTCTGGATCGTATATATCTAGAACACAACAGGCTTCAAGGTTCCATCCCAGCTGAGCTTTGCCAACTGAAGATGCTTGGTGACTTGTATCTGAACGAAAACTTGCTCTCCGGTCCAATACCATATTGCTTGGGGGAAATCACATCCTTGAGAAGAGTATTCTTGCACCTCAACAATTTGACGTCCACAATTCCATTGAGTTTTTGGAACCTCAATGATCTCTTAAGTCTGAACCTGTCTTCGAACTCTTTAAGTGGTGACATTCCCTCGCAGATTCAGAATCTTAAGGTCATAATAGAATTAGACTTATCATGGAATCAATTATCCGGTGATATTCTAAGTTCTTTCAGAGCTGCTCAATCACTTGTTTTCTTGTCCTTGGCACACAATACTTTTCGAGGTCGCATTCCTCAATCTATGGGAAATTTAATAACCTTGGAGTATTTGGATTTGTCTCACAATGATTTTTCTGGAACAATTCCACAGTCATTGGTGAAGCTTGGAGGCCTCAATTACTTCAACGTGTCTTTCAATAGACTGGAAGGGGAAGTTCCAACCGGTGGACCATTTGCCAACTTTACTGCTCAATCGTTTTCGCAAAATTTTGCTTTATGTGGCTTAGCTAGGTTAGATTTGCCACCTTGCAAAACAAAATCACCTTCCCATTCAGGGTCA
Above is a genomic segment from Coffea eugenioides isolate CCC68of chromosome 5, Ceug_1.0, whole genome shotgun sequence containing:
- the LOC113770346 gene encoding receptor kinase-like protein Xa21 — protein: MGKIHFLIASLLMANYFMLHQAIIPPQNLTTDLSALLEFKSHISLDHFGFLNNWSSTTFVCNWTGISCAFKNQRVAALNLSNWSLRGIIPPHLGNLTFLTSLDFSHNNFSGFIPHQLANLRSLKLMNIGYNNLSGEIPSWFGNLQELQFLLLNNNSFSGVIPLSVGNISKLKQLNLGCNLLEGNIPKGIGNLSNLRTLTLRGNQLTGSIPSGIFNMSLEEIDFAENSLSGSLPIDICNHPLEQIKGLNLSVNQLQGSIPSELYKCRDLEHLSLSNNQFNGRIPRTLGYLDKLKDLSIGGNNFTGGIPMEIGNLTNLEILNMQSSFLTGGILWPIFNVSSLRVIDLSSNSLSGSFPVNLFYNLPALKELNLSANQLIGSIPSFVWEFKTLETLDLSTNNLTGGISKRVGNLTSLKKLYLDFNLLTGELPSEIGNPKLEMLDLGSNNLAGHVQPGVFNMSSLIRMSLVENNFNGSLPLSMWTTLPNIQWLNLRTNKFTGTISSFISNASKLTLLSLTENSFTGPIPNTLGDLRFLKRLFVGINNFTRESSTPELRFITSLTNCRDLETMELSLNQFNGFLPTSIGNFSKTLTSFNAFGSKIKGTIPGEIGNISSLESINMDSNEFTGSIPSTIGKLTRLDRIYLEHNRLQGSIPAELCQLKMLGDLYLNENLLSGPIPYCLGEITSLRRVFLHLNNLTSTIPLSFWNLNDLLSLNLSSNSLSGDIPSQIQNLKVIIELDLSWNQLSGDILSSFRAAQSLVFLSLAHNTFRGRIPQSMGNLITLEYLDLSHNDFSGTIPQSLVKLGGLNYFNVSFNRLEGEVPTGGPFANFTAQSFSQNFALCGLARLDLPPCKTKSPSHSGSRNILKYILPPIVFAILMVAVVTFLLVRKRRSPEISSEISLFQQWYWRRVSYEELLEATDSFSSNNLLGTGSFGSVFKGTLLDGSEVAIKVFHLQSREVTKNFDGECEVLASIRHRNLIRILSCCVNRDFRALVLEYLPNGSLEKWLHSENYFLDVVQRFKIIVDVALALEYLH